Proteins encoded in a region of the Vicia villosa cultivar HV-30 ecotype Madison, WI linkage group LG5, Vvil1.0, whole genome shotgun sequence genome:
- the LOC131603231 gene encoding probable mitochondrial adenine nucleotide transporter BTL3 — translation MSHLIKQNNKPSDSFFPGGLFLDTTTRPTSFITLIQSSSSTSNSATVSCFSWGIRKRVGTEILRLEGGINGGSCFFSSLSLSINGTNADHSHRYTRESNEVSEQHEKKVEQDVYQEKESIRVNGSGAVNMTKHLWAGAFSAMVSRTFVAPLERLKLEYIVRGEQKNLVELIQTIAVSQGLKGFWKGNFVNILRTAPFKAINFYAYDTYKNKLVRMLGNEESTNFERFVAGAAAGITATLLCLPMDTIRTVMVAPGGEALGGVIGVFRHMIKTEGFFSLYKGLVPSIISMAPSGAVYYGVYDILKSAYLHSPEGMKRIQYMKEEGQELNALEQLELGTVRTLLYGAIAGCCAEAATYPFEVVRRQLQLQVQATRLNALATCVKIVEQGGVPALYAGLTPSLLQVLPSAAISYFVYEFMKIVLKVEST, via the exons atgtCCCACTtgatcaaacaaaacaacaaacccTCAGATTCGTTCTTCCCAGGTGGTCTTTTCCTCGACACTACAACCCGTCCAACATCTTTCATTACCTTaattcaatcttcttcttctacatccAATTCAGCCACTGTTTCATGTTTTTCTTGGGGTATCAGAAAAAGGGTCGGTACCGAGATTCTGCGGCTGGAAGGTGGCATTAATGGTGGCAGTTGTTTTTTCTCGTCCTTAAGTCTGTCAATAAACGGAACCAACGCAGATCATAGTCATAGATACACTCGAGAATCCAATGAAGTTTCGGAGCAACACGAGAAAAAAGTGGAACAAGATGTGTATCAAGAGAAGGAGAGTATTCGGGTAAACGGATCCGGTGCTGTTAACATGACCAAACATCTCTGGGCTGGTGCTTTTTCTGCCATGGTCTCAAG GACTTTTGTTGCGCCACTTGAGAGACTTAAACTCGAATACATTGTTCGTGGGGAACAGAAGAATCTTGTTGAGCTCATTCAGACAATTGCAGTTTCTCAAGGGTTGAAAGGTTTTTGGAAAGGAAATTTTGTGAATATTCTTCGGACCGCGCCTTTTAAGGCTATAAATTTTTATGCCTATGATACATATAAGAATAAGCTGGTGAGAATGTTGGGGAATGAAGAGTCCACAAATTTTGAGAGATTTGTTGCTGGTGCTGCTGCAGGGATTACAGCTACCTTGCTCTGCTTGCCCATGGACACG ATCAGGACAGTAATGGTAGCACCTGGTGGTGAAGCATTGGGAGGTGTAATCGGTGTCTTCCGCCATATGATCAAAACGGAGGGCTTCTTTTCTCTTTACAAAGGTTTAGTACCTTCCATTATCAGCATGGCACCTTCCGGTGCTGTCTACTATGGTGTTTACGATATTTTAAAGTCGGCATATCTACATTCGCCTGAGGGAATGAAAAGAATCCAATATATGAAAGAAGAGGGTCAGGAGTTGAATGCTTTGGAACAACTGGAATTGGGCACCGTTAGAACTTTATTATATGGTGCTATTGCTGGTTGTTGTGCTGAAGCTGCTACATATCCCTTTGAAGTTGTAAGGAGACAGCTTCAATTGCAAGTTCAGGCAACTAGGTTGAACGCCCTGGCGACTTGTGTCAAGATTGTCGAGCAAGGAGGTGTTCCTGCTCTCTATGCAGGATTAACTCCCAGCTTATTGCAG GTGTTACCTTCTGCTGCTATTAGTTACTTTGTATACGAGTTCATGAAGATAGTTCTCAAAGTAGAATCGACTTAG
- the LOC131603232 gene encoding calmodulin-binding transcription activator 1-like, whose translation MDDSRAHSHSPSNSLTALTFHLSPLLYILYSPSSFPFFSLSQIFHSSACVFILHMALNNNRYRQPNQFDIQQILSEAQYRWLRPAEICQILTNHNHFQITSEPANMPPSGSLFLFDRKVMRYFRKDGHNWRKKKDGKTVREAHERLKAGSVEVLHCYYAHGEQNQNFQRRTYWMLEDELSHIVLVHYREVKGNKETLICSKENEESNPHYAQQTYKAMPNTEMETSLPFSMNSAQPSDYEEAESAFNSHANSDFHSFLEMQHPVAQKIKAQQLADFNCPLPLKADQERLPVINNVGLTCEPSKLLGFSSWQDILENNAGSHNVPFQHFFPETQFNDMGINSTSQGYEVMGKHLSIGISNHQENGSLIQNKGNWQDSGFNSLSTSSWPKDNVCSGSTSEVSYSNNEQEVNKVDFRQSLERFLLHPHQQHKAKQNSPHEILLQAESMLKSDLEVDRSVGGIQDICFTSNKSLLHVSVAEEGMKKLDSFNRWMSKELGDVEEPSKQSTSSAYWDTIESENGIDSVTIPSHVHLDNYVLDPSICYDQLFTIIDYSPSWTFEDSEIKVLISGRFLRSQYEAEDCKWSCMFGEVEVPAEIIGNGVLCCHTPPHKAGRVPFYVTCSNRLACSEVREFDFRVNCTQEANTAGENRSSNTLETFNKRFGELLSQDQEFPQSLDSVSVNEKSQLRSKISSLFRREDDEWEKILKYTLEKDFSPELVQEKLFQNLLKDKLNSWLLQKTTEDGKGPNVLDEGGQGVLHFAAALGYDWALEPTIVAGVNVNFRDVNGWTALHWAAFCGRERTVASLISLGAAPGALTDPCPQHPSGRTPADLASANGHKGIAGYLAESFLSAQLKSIDLKREAGESFESKIVQRVHEQNTFQLNNERISHELSMKDSLAAVCNATQAAARIHQVFRVQSFQRKQQKEHSIDKFGMSDERALSLIAANAKSHKFGQRDEPVHVAATRIQNKFRSWKGRKDFLIIRQRIVKIQAHVRGHQVRKNYGKIIWSVGIVEKIILRWRRKGSGLRGFKSEAISEGAMVQDASSSTEDDYDFLKEGRKQTEKRLEKALARVKSMAQYPDARDQYHRLLNVVTDIQENQVKQDSSFSNSEETRQRQFNNLVDLEALLDEDTFMSTDT comes from the exons ATGGATGATAGCCGAGCACACTCACACTCTCCCAGTAACTCTCTCACCGCGTTAACATTTCATCTTTCACCATTACTATATATTCTCTATTCACCTTCATCTTTCcctttcttttctctctctcaaATTTTTCATTCTTCTGCATGTGTTTTCATCCTTCATATGGCTCTCAACAACAATCGCTACCGTCAACCTAATCAATTCG ATATTCAGCAAATTTTGTCAGAAGCGCAATATAGATGGTTGCGCCCAGCTGAAATTTGTCAAATTCTCACTAACCATAATCACTTTCAGATTACTTCAGAGCCTGCAAATATGCCTCCAA GTGGTTCACTTTTTCTATTTGATCGGAAGGTGATGAGATACTTTAGAAAAGATGGACATAATTGGAGGaagaaaaaagatggaaaaaCTGTTAGGGAAGCTCATGAGAGACTTAAG GCTGGAAGTGTGGAGGTATTGCACTGCTACTATGCTCATGgagaacaaaatcaaaattttcaaagaCGAACTTACTGGATGCTTGAGGA TGAACTCTCGCACATTGTTCTAGTCCATTATCGGGAAGTCAAG GGAAACAAGGAAACTTTAATATGTTCCAAAGAAAATGAAGAATCTAATCCTCATTATGCTCAACAAACATACAAGGCTATGCCCAACACAGAGATGGAGACTTCTTTACCGTTTAGCATGAATAGTGCTCAACCATCAGATTACGAAGAAGCTGAATCAG CATTCAATAGCCATGCAAATTCCGATTTCCACTCTTTTCTTGAGATGCAACACCCTGTTGCTCAGAAGATTAAAGCTCAACAACTCGCTGATTTTAACTGTCCTCTACCACTCAAAG cTGATCAAGAAAGGTTGCCTGTCATTAATAATGTTGGATTGACATGTGAACCCTCAAAACTCCTTGGATTTTCATCATGGCAAGATATCTTAGAAAATAATGCCGGAAGTCATAACGTGCCTTTTCAGCATTTTTTTCCTGAAACACAATTCAATGACATGGGAATAAATAGTACTTCTCAAGGATATGAAGTAATGGGGAAACATCTAAGCATCGGCATTTCTAATCACCAGGAGAATGGAAGTCTTAtacaaaataaaggaaattggcaG GATTCTGGTTTTAATTCTTTAAGCACATCCAGTTGGCCCAAAGATAACGTGTGTTCAGGCTCAACAAGTGAGGTTAGTTATAGTAACAATGAGCAGGAAGTTAACAAAGTTGATTTTCGACAATCCTTGGAACGGTTCCTTCTTCATCCACACCAACAACACAAAGCTAAGCAAAATAGCCCTCACGAAATACTTTTACAAGCAGAATCCATGTTAAAATCGGATCTAGAGGTCGATAGAAGCGTAGGTGGAATACAAGATATTTGTTTCACTTCAAACAAGAGTCTATTACATGTATCTGTAGCAGAAGAGGGCATGAAGAAGCTTGACAGTTTCAACCGATGGATGAGTAAAGAACTAGGAGATGTCGAAGAACCGAGCAAGCAATCCACTTCTAGTGCTTATTGGGATACAATCGAAAGCGAAAATGGAATTGACAGTGTAACTATTCCTTCCCATGTGCACCTAGACAACTATGTCCTTGATCCATCAATTTGCTATGATCAGCTTTTCACAATCATTGATTATTCCCCAAGTTGGACATTTGAAGACTCAGAAATAAAG GTTCTCATTTCGGGACGATTCTTAAGGAGTCAATATGAAGCAGAAGATTGTAAATGGTCATGCATGTTTGGCGAGGTAGAAGTGCCAGCGGAGATAATCGGGAATGGTGTTCTCTGCTGTCATACTCCACCACACAAGGCTGGCAGGGTTCCTTTCTATGTAACATGTTCTAATAGGTTAGCATGTAGTGAAGTGCGTGAATTCGATTTTCGAGTCAATTGTACTCAAGAAGCCAACACTGCAGGTGAGAACAGAAGCAGCAACACTCTTGAGACTTTTAATAAACGGTTTGGAGAACTGTTGTCGCAGGATCAAGAGTTCCCTCAGAGTTTAGATTCAGTTAGTGTGAATGAGAAATCTCAACTGAGAAGTAAAATCAGTTCATTGTTtaggagggaggatgatgaatgGGAAAAAATACTGAAATATACTCTAGAGAAAGATTTTTCTCCAGAACTTGTACAGGAGAAGCTGTTTCAAAATCTTCTAAAGGATAAGCTAAATTCATGGCTCCTTCAGAAAACAACCGAAGATGGAAAAGGCCCAAATGTATTAGATGAAGGTGGCCAAGGTGTGCTTCATTTTGCAGCTGCTCTTGGCTACGACTGGGCCTTGGAACCAACAATAGTTGCTGGTGTGAATGTGAACTTTCGCGATGTTAATGGATGGACGGCTCTTCATTGGGCAGCTTTTTGTGGCAG GGAGAGGACAGTTGCTTCCCTCATTTCTCTTGGAGCAGCACCAGGAGCACTTACTGACCCATGTCCACAACATCCTTCTGGTAGAACACCAGCTGACCTAGCTTCTGCGAATGGACACAAAGGAATTGCTGGTTATCTTGCAGAATCTTTCCTGAGTGCACAACTCAAGTctattgatttgaaaagagaagCGGGAGAAAGTTTTGAATCAAAAATAGTACAAAGAGTCCATGAACAAAACACTTTTCAACTTAACAATGAGAGAATATCACATGAACTATCAATGAAAGATTCATTGGCTGCAGTGTGCAATGCAACTCAAGCTGCGGCTCGTATTCATCAAGTTTTCAGAGTGCAATCGTTTCAGAGAAAACAGCAAAAGGAACATAGTATTGACAAATTTGGAATGTCTGATGAACGCGCTCTTTCACTGATAGCAGCAAATGCCAAGTCACACAAGTTTGGACAACGTGATGAGCCTGTTCATGTTGCTGCAACACGAATTCAGAACAAGTTTCGCAGTTGGAAAGGTAGAaaagattttttgattattcGACAGAGAATTGTAAAAATTCAG GCTCACGTGAGAGGTCACCAAGTTAGGAAAAACTATGGAAAGATAATTTGGTCGGTTGGGATCGTGGAAAAGATTATATTGCGTTGGCGTCGAAAAGGTAGTGGTTTGCGTGGATTCAAATCTGAGGCCATCTCCGAGGGAGCTATGGTACAAGATGCATCATCTTCCACTGAAGATGACTACGATTTTTTGAAAGAAGGCAGAAAGCAAACTGAGAAAAGGTTGGAGAAAGCACTTGCTAGGGTGAAGTCGATGGCTCAGTATCCAGATGCAAGAGACCAATACCACAGGCTATTGAATGTTGTAACTGATATACAAGAAAACCAG GTAAAGCAAGATTCGAGTTTTAGCAATTCAGAAGAAACAAGACAGAGACAATTCAATAACCTCGTTGATCTTGAAGCATTGCTGGACGAAGATACTTTCATGTCTACTGACACTTAG
- the LOC131607809 gene encoding ras-related protein RABH1e — MATVSPLAKYKLVFLGDQSVGKTSIITRFMYDKFDTTYQATIGIDFLSKTMYLEDRTVRLQLWDTAGQERFRSLIPSYIRDSSVAVIVYDVANRQSFLNTNKWVEEVRQERGSDVIIVLVGNKTDLVEKRQVSIEEGDTKSKEFGIMFIETSAKAGFNIKPLFRKIASALPGMETLSSTKQEDMVDVNLKPTVNSSNTEQQGGGCAC; from the exons ATGGCGACGGTTTCACCTCTCGCCAAATACAAGCTCGTTTTCTTAGGCGATCAATCCGTTGGTAAAACCAGCATCATCACCCGTTTCATGTACGACAAATTCGACACCACCTATCAG GCTACTATCGGTATTGACTTTTTGTCAAAAACAATGTACCTTGAAGATAGAACTGTTCGTTTACAGCTTTG GGATACTGCAGGGCAAGAAAGATTTAGAAGTCTCATTCCGAGCTACATAAGAGATTCTTCTGTTGCAGTTATTGTATATGATGTAGCTA ACAGGCAATCATTTCTGAACACTAACAAGTGGGTTGAGGAGGTGCGTCAAGAACGCGGCAGTGATGTTATCATTGTCTTGGTTGGAAACAAAACTGATCTTGTTGAGAAAAG GCAAGTTTCTATAGAGGAAGGAGATACCAAGTCCAAAGAGTTTGGAATCATGTTTATAGAAACTAGTGCAAAAGCAGGCTTTAATATCAAG CCTTTGTTTCGGAAGATTGCTTCTGCCTTGCCAGGGATGGAGACTCTTTCTTCTACAAAACAGGAAGACATGGTTGACGTAAATTTAAAACCCACAGTGAATTCATCCAATACAGAGCAGCAAGGAGGAGGTTGTGCATGTTAA
- the LOC131603230 gene encoding tRNA(His) guanylyltransferase 2-like isoform X2 translates to MANSKYEYVKGFELEDEVMFPSFILVSINACKLPKPYDVNFLNLMNSCAVAVLEEFADVVLAYGFSDEYTFVFKKSTKFYERRASKVLSIISSFFSSVFVRKWREFFPQKELHSPPSFHGQVVPCASIDALQAYLLWRQNICHLKNQYDQCFWRLVERGMNEKEAQEFMDGAKKRDLNDILFDEFNVNYNTLDPIFRQGSCILKTMVGAVVKYTETGAPVKRQRREIITVHSKKIASPRFWNEHSILLKELGVFVEEINNVKPEYVRSFEFDSKLMPSTWVVVRIDGCHFHRFSEIHEFAKPNDDRALNLMNSCAVAVLEEFRQDIVFAYGVSDEYSFILKNSTDLYGRRASKIVSAIVSFFTSTYVMRWKDFFPQSELNYPPSFDARAVCYPSAEILLDYLSWRQVDCHINNQYNTCFWKLVASGKSKKEAQRSLKGAQLQKKIEELSIDYNKLPVMFRLGSSVFWDRLDNVLIHQENGESSENYGKVIVKHIDIIESAFWLEHPGILYGKGFFHSCDF, encoded by the exons ATGGCAAATAGCAAATATGAGTATGTCAAGGGTTTTGAACTTGAGGATGAGGTGATGTTTCCGAGTTTCATCCTTGTTTCGATCAATGCTTGTAAACTTCCCAAGCCTTATGATGTAAATTTCTTGAATTTGATGAACTCTTGTGCTGTTGCGGTGCTCGAAGAGTTTGCAGATGTAGTCCTTGCATATGGGTTTAGTGATGAGTATACCTTTGTTTTCAAGAAAAGCACCAAGTTCTATGAAAGGcgagctagcaaagtattatcCATTATTTCTTCGTTTTTCTCATCTGTCTTTGTGAGAAAATGGCGTGAATTCTTTCCGCAGAAGGAACTACATTCTCCTCCTTCCTTCCATGGGCAAGTTGTACCTTGTGCATCCATAGATGCCCTTCAAGCTTATCTTTTGTGGAGGCAAAATATATGTCATTTGAAAAATCAGTATGATCAATGCTTTTGGCGACTTGTTGAGCGTGGGATGAATGAGAAGGAAGCACAAGAGTTCATGGATGGAGCCAAGAAACGTGActtaaatgatattttatttgacGAGTTCAATGTCAATTACAATACACTGGATCCAATATTTCGACAAGGTTCCTGTATTTTAAAGACAATGGTAGGGGCTGTGGTGAAGTACACAGAAACAGGTGCTCCAGTTAAAAGACAAAGGAGAGAGATAATCACAGTGCATTCCAAGAAAATAGCAAGCCCACGATTTTGGAATGAGCATTCTATTCTTTTGAAGGAGCTTGGTGTTTTTGTAGAGGAGATTAACAATGTGAAACCAGAGTATGTGaggtcctttgaatttgatagcaAGTTGATGCCATCTACATGGGTTGTAGTTCGGATAGATGGATGCCACTTCCACAGATTTTCCGAGATACATGAATTTGCGAAGCCAAATGATGATCGAGCTCTTAACTTGATGAATTCATGTGCAGTGGCTGTCTTAGAGGAATTTAGGCAGGATATAGTATTTGCTTATGGGGTTAGTGATGAGTACAGTTTCATTCTTAAGAACTCCACTGATCTTTATGGAAGGAGAGCTAGTAAAATCGTATCAGCCATTGTGTCTTTCTTCACATCCACTTACGTGATGAGATGGAAAGATTTCTTCCCTCAAAGTGAGTTAAACTACCCTCCTTCTTTTGATGCACGAGCAGTGTGCTATCCATCTGCTGAGATATTACTGGACTATCTTTCATGGAGGCAAGTGGATTGCCACATAAACAATCAATATAACACTTGTTTCTGGAAGCTTGTTGCATCTGGTAAAAGCAAAAAGGAAGCTCAACGTAGTTTAAAGGGTGCTCAACTGCAAAAAAAAATCGAGGAATTGTCTATCGACTACAATAAATTGCCAGTGATGTTCCGACTAGGATCCTCAGTTTTTTGGGATAGGCTAGACAATGTTCTCATCCATCAGGAGAATGGAGAGTCTTCTGAAAATTATGGAAAGGTCATTGTAAAACATATTGACATCATAGAATCAGCCTTTTGGCTAGAACACCCTGGTATCCTTTATGGAAAAG GGTTCTTTCATAGTTGTGACTTCTAA
- the LOC131603230 gene encoding tRNA(His) guanylyltransferase 2-like isoform X1 yields MANSKYEYVKGFELEDEVMFPSFILVSINACKLPKPYDVNFLNLMNSCAVAVLEEFADVVLAYGFSDEYTFVFKKSTKFYERRASKVLSIISSFFSSVFVRKWREFFPQKELHSPPSFHGQVVPCASIDALQAYLLWRQNICHLKNQYDQCFWRLVERGMNEKEAQEFMDGAKKRDLNDILFDEFNVNYNTLDPIFRQGSCILKTMVGAVVKYTETGAPVKRQRREIITVHSKKIASPRFWNEHSILLKELGVFVEEINNVKPEYVRSFEFDSKLMPSTWVVVRIDGCHFHRFSEIHEFAKPNDDRALNLMNSCAVAVLEEFRQDIVFAYGVSDEYSFILKNSTDLYGRRASKIVSAIVSFFTSTYVMRWKDFFPQSELNYPPSFDARAVCYPSAEILLDYLSWRQVDCHINNQYNTCFWKLVASGKSKKEAQRSLKGAQLQKKIEELSIDYNKLPVMFRLGSSVFWDRLDNVLIHQENGESSENYGKVIVKHIDIIESAFWLEHPGILYGKAYNLGKATILQA; encoded by the exons ATGGCAAATAGCAAATATGAGTATGTCAAGGGTTTTGAACTTGAGGATGAGGTGATGTTTCCGAGTTTCATCCTTGTTTCGATCAATGCTTGTAAACTTCCCAAGCCTTATGATGTAAATTTCTTGAATTTGATGAACTCTTGTGCTGTTGCGGTGCTCGAAGAGTTTGCAGATGTAGTCCTTGCATATGGGTTTAGTGATGAGTATACCTTTGTTTTCAAGAAAAGCACCAAGTTCTATGAAAGGcgagctagcaaagtattatcCATTATTTCTTCGTTTTTCTCATCTGTCTTTGTGAGAAAATGGCGTGAATTCTTTCCGCAGAAGGAACTACATTCTCCTCCTTCCTTCCATGGGCAAGTTGTACCTTGTGCATCCATAGATGCCCTTCAAGCTTATCTTTTGTGGAGGCAAAATATATGTCATTTGAAAAATCAGTATGATCAATGCTTTTGGCGACTTGTTGAGCGTGGGATGAATGAGAAGGAAGCACAAGAGTTCATGGATGGAGCCAAGAAACGTGActtaaatgatattttatttgacGAGTTCAATGTCAATTACAATACACTGGATCCAATATTTCGACAAGGTTCCTGTATTTTAAAGACAATGGTAGGGGCTGTGGTGAAGTACACAGAAACAGGTGCTCCAGTTAAAAGACAAAGGAGAGAGATAATCACAGTGCATTCCAAGAAAATAGCAAGCCCACGATTTTGGAATGAGCATTCTATTCTTTTGAAGGAGCTTGGTGTTTTTGTAGAGGAGATTAACAATGTGAAACCAGAGTATGTGaggtcctttgaatttgatagcaAGTTGATGCCATCTACATGGGTTGTAGTTCGGATAGATGGATGCCACTTCCACAGATTTTCCGAGATACATGAATTTGCGAAGCCAAATGATGATCGAGCTCTTAACTTGATGAATTCATGTGCAGTGGCTGTCTTAGAGGAATTTAGGCAGGATATAGTATTTGCTTATGGGGTTAGTGATGAGTACAGTTTCATTCTTAAGAACTCCACTGATCTTTATGGAAGGAGAGCTAGTAAAATCGTATCAGCCATTGTGTCTTTCTTCACATCCACTTACGTGATGAGATGGAAAGATTTCTTCCCTCAAAGTGAGTTAAACTACCCTCCTTCTTTTGATGCACGAGCAGTGTGCTATCCATCTGCTGAGATATTACTGGACTATCTTTCATGGAGGCAAGTGGATTGCCACATAAACAATCAATATAACACTTGTTTCTGGAAGCTTGTTGCATCTGGTAAAAGCAAAAAGGAAGCTCAACGTAGTTTAAAGGGTGCTCAACTGCAAAAAAAAATCGAGGAATTGTCTATCGACTACAATAAATTGCCAGTGATGTTCCGACTAGGATCCTCAGTTTTTTGGGATAGGCTAGACAATGTTCTCATCCATCAGGAGAATGGAGAGTCTTCTGAAAATTATGGAAAGGTCATTGTAAAACATATTGACATCATAGAATCAGCCTTTTGGCTAGAACACCCTGGTATCCTTTATGGAAAAG CATATAACCTTGGCAAAGCAACCATACTCCAGGCCTGA
- the LOC131607808 gene encoding BTB/POZ domain-containing protein DOT3-like has translation MKSLQVAQAPDPENQSERTDQVSDKSIVIPNKHVTIADSIKSESSRFVAPRIPTDYSIEVQETTYNVHKYPLISKCGYIGRLEAQPRNSNSGNTLKLESFPGGSETFETILKFCYGLPIDFNSDNVAALRCASEFLEMTEELEDGNLISKTEAFLTFVVLSSWKDTVTVLKSCENLSPWAENIQIVRRCCDSLAWKASKNEPTDEDAASSQDSWWFDDMANLRIDHFMRIISAIRAKGIKSETIGKCIMQYAKRWLPGMHEELEGVKGYGYGKSNLQFTLFSTTKQESTRHSKEQTTIIESLISIIPPQQEAVPCKFLLQMLKMAMMYSVSPALISDLEKRVGMVLEDAEVNDLLIPRYQYGDQGIMVNTSNSPEECTMHDIDVVQRIVEYFLMHEKQHMQQQQKSGKFNISRLLDNYLAEVATDPNLSITKFHVLAELLPEHTRSFDDGLYRAIDTYLKTHPSLTDHDRRRLCKIMNSEKLSLDACLHAAQNDRLPLRTVVQVLFAEQVKMRAAMQEKEPAQSGINSEHEVNQISATIDIKTLKAELENVKSKMVELQNDYFDLQEEYKKLSNKEKPKNSLSLGLNWRKIKNSFHVKPAGGETRDGQDTPASPNRSRRRSAPRRRVSTS, from the exons ATGAAATCACTTCAGGTGGCCCAAGCACCAGACCCGGAAAATCAGTCTGAAAGAACTGATCAAGTTTCGGATAAAAGCATAGTTATTCCCAACAAACATGTTACTATAGCTGATAGCATCAAAAGTGAAAGTTCAAG GTTTGTTGCTCCTCGAATCCCGACTGACTATTCGATTGAGGTCCAGGAAACCACTTATAATGTACACAAG TATCCCTTGATATCAAAATGCGGCTACATAGGAAGGTTGGAAGCTCAGCCTCGGAACTCAAATTCTGGCAATACGCTCAAGCTTGAAAGCTTTCCAGGTGGATCTGAAACATTTGAAACCATTCTAAAATTCTGTTATGGTCTCCCGATAGACTTCAACTCAGATAATGTAGCTGCACTAAGATGTGCATCAGAGTTCCTCGAGATGACTGAAGAGCTAGAAGATGGCAATCTCATTTCCAAGACGGAAGCTTTCCTCACATTTGTCGTGCTTTCTTCATGGAAAGACACGGTTACTGTTCTGAAATCTTGCGAAAATCTCTCTCCATGGGCTGAAAACATTCAAATTGTTAGAAGATGCTGCGACTCTTTAGCTTGGAAGGCTTCTAAAAATGAGCCCACAGATGAGGATGCAGCATCAAGTCAAGATAGTTGGTGGTTCGATGATATGGCCAATCTCCGCATTGATCATTTTATGCGGATAATCTCAGCGATAAGAGCAAAGGGAATCAAGTCAGAGACCATTGGTAAATGTATTATGCAATATGCCAAGAGATGGCTACCAGGAATGCATGAGGAGTTGGAAGGGGTAAAAGGATACGGGTATGGGAAAAGTAATCTACAGTTCACTTTATTTAGCACGACGAAACAAGAGAGCACTAGACATAGCAAGGAGCAAACAACTATTATTGAGAGCCTAATAAGCATCATTCCTCCTCAACAAGAAGCTGTCCCATGTAAGTTTTTGTTGCAGATGTTAAAGATGGCAATGATGTATTCGGTATCACCAGCTCTCATTTCTGACCTCGAAAAGAGAGTTGGCATGGTGTTAGAAGATGCTGAGGTGAATGATCTTTTAATTCCTAGATATCAATATGGAGATCAAGGAATCATGGTCAA CACGTCTAATTCACCTGAAGAATGCACTATGCACGACATAGATGTAGTGCAACGAATTGTTGAATACTTCTTGATGCACGAAAAACAGCATATGCAACAGCAACAAAAGTCTGGAAAATTCAATATAAGTAGGCTCTTGGATAATTACCTAGCTGAAGTTGCAACGGATCCAAATCTTTCAATTACAAAGTTCCATGTCTTAGCTGAACTGCTACCGGAACATACTCGATCATTTGATGATGGTCTATATAGAGCCATTGACACTTACCTAAAG ACCCATCCTTCACTGACTGACCATGACCGTAGAAGACTCTGCAAAATAATGAACAGTGAAAAACTTTCACTTGATGCATGCTTACATGCTGCACAGAATGATAGATTGCCTCTAAGAACTGTTGTCCAG GTTTTGTTTGCGGAGCAAGTAAAGATGAGGGCAGCAATGCAAGAGAAGGAACCAGCACAAAGTGGAATCAACTCAGAACACGAAGTAAACCAAATATCTGCAACTATTGACATCAAAACACTCAAAGCAGAACTCGAGAATGTAAAGTCCAAGATGGTTGAACTGCAGAATGACTACTTTGACTTGCAAGAGGAGTATAAAAAGTTAAGCAACAAAGAAAAGCCAAAGAATTCATTAAGCTTGGGCTTAAATTGGCGGAAGATCAAGAACTCCTTTCATGTAAAACCAGCAGGAGGAGAAACTAGAGATGGACAAGATACACCCGCGTCGCCAAACCGCTCTCGACGTAGATCAGCCCCGAGAAGAAGGGTCTCGACGTCTTAA